The Acanthopagrus latus isolate v.2019 chromosome 1, fAcaLat1.1, whole genome shotgun sequence genomic interval tttgacagcGTGTTGGGGTCAGGAGGCTCATTAGAGGAATGAAATCTTgaaagatgattagatggattacacatctttccatctttcaacaggctcaccagttattatattaaaaatatccatatctaacagttgtgctgctccagcaagGGCTCCAGTGCGATCGACCCgggggataatgtcagtaaatttgagttaaaacacagacttcactTAACCTGTGCGAATGTGCcgcacaaaacacagacgtggtgggataatttctaaatcacttgaggcccccaggtaatactagtcccatacgaagagctgcattttccctGTAGCCAAATACCTGAGTGTTGCCAGACATTTTAACTCCGGCATTATTGGATTGTTTCGGTTGGTTGGGGACATTATTGCGTCCAtcaccaactcaaccacaacttcaatCCCTTCGCGGTCCATCCgacattgttttaataattccctgtcatttagcGTCTCCAATACATTCGGCTGTGACCAGGTCTTAGTGAGTTAGGAGTCCTCTGGACTACTTCTAAGGTCTCCCAGACTTAGGTGCTACTTTtaggcctaaaatgttttgtgaataactcttattttcaaaaattaggAGTCCTAAAGTTACAACTGACACGCccattatttttaggagttgctGCTAAATTCACCTGTTATGAGCTACTTTTAGCATTAAGATTATTTGTGAATATGGTCCCAGACTGCTAATTCAATCCAGTTTACAGTTTCTAAGCTCACTACATGTGAATGTATTGTATTGCTTGTAATGACATGGTCAACGTCAGGcagaatataataataacattaaaaaaacaagctctTGAAGCTTTTTATAAGCATTCTGGCACAGTTTTTACATTCAAAGTACGTCTTAATCATTTTGGATATATTTTTGTtaatctgtctctgtcctccatcagccCACAGACTGTGGTTCACCTGCTCACCTTATTGACCATCAGCTAGCCTTGTTGAGTGCATTCAAGTTAAGAACAGTTTTCACTATTGATGTGAGCTGAGTATAGGTGAGCAGGTGAACCACAGTCACATGGCTGATGGATGACAAAGGTAGATGTAAATTTGGCCAATGATATTATtactatatttatttttgattcacTCTGAAGTGTCAAGTAACATTTAAATGCTCATCTGTTAAACAGAAGCAAAATCCTCACCTGAGAGTCTCCAGTTTACAGTGTGGATTCTTCAGTCCAACAGACAGCTtcttcactcctgaatcctgcaggtcaTTGTTACTCAGGTCAAGCTCTATCAAACTAGATGACTGGGAGCTGAGAGCTGATGAAATATGCTTACAACATCTGTCCGTGAGGTTACAGTTACTTAACCtatagagaaaaacaaaatgacaacatttccATACATTCTCTCCTATATTTAAACACAACCATGGAGTTTTAGAGCAGTTGGGTATCTTGAGGTTGAACACTTACAAAGCTGTCTTTGATACTTTGAGCACAGGCAGCAGCCTCTCCAGAACTTCATCTGATCTGGAGTATTTTTTCAGGTCAAAGACATCCAGGTCTTCATTGGAACTGAGCAGCAGAAATGCCATAGCTGACCAATGTGCAGGTGAGATTTCACCAACGTCTCCTGAGTTATGGTACTGTTGGACTTGCTCTACCAGAGACTGGTCACCCAACTCATTTAaacagtggaacagattgatgACCTTGTTATCACGGGACAGATTCTTGATTTCCCCGTGAATGTAGCTAATTGTCTTCTGGTCATTCCCTGGACATCTTGTAAATTTAAATTCTCTCTGAAGAAGCTCCTGATTCTTTTCCTGTGAAAGACCCAGCAGGAAGCGCAGGAACAAGTCCCATCGTCCATGTTCGTCGACCAAAGCCATATCCACTGCCTTCTTATGGAGGAAGGCAAGTTGACTCTCTGATGACCTACGCCACCAACTTGTCTTGCTGGAAAGCAGATTCTTTCTGCTATCTGTGAAGGTTTCTAACACATACAGAGCTGCAAGAAACTCCTGAACAGTTAAATGTATGAAAGAGTACATCACTTGTTTGTGAAGACCATATTCTGTTCTTGTGAGCTGTGTACAAACTCCTGAATAAACAGCAGCTTCTGTCAGGTCAATCTGACTTTTCAAGTCATCTTCATAGAGTACTACGTTGCCCCTCTGCAGCTGTTCAAATGCCAGCTTACCTAATTTCATGATCATatctttgtctgtttcatcGTTCTGATAATCCTTCTTATTTTTACGTTTGGTCTGGATGATCAGgaagtgtgtgtacagttcAGTCACAGTCTTTGGCAACTCACTTTCAGGAGTTTCTGTGAGGAGACTCAGGAGCACAGTGGCTGAAATCCAACAGAAGATtgggatgtggcacatgatgtaAAGACTTCTTAACGCTTTTGACTGAAGATGATTGAGGATCTTCTGAGCCATACCCTTGTCATGGACTTTCTTCTGAAAGTAATCCTCCTTTTGCTCATCATTAAAGCCTTGAACCTCAGTCACCCTGTGGATGAACTCGGAGGGAATCTtagtggctgctgctggtctACTTGTGATCCAGACTGAGGCGTTGTGGAGCAGTTTCCCTTTGATTAAGTTGGTGAGTAGGCAGTCTAATGTTGTAGTGTCTGTAATACTCCGGCACATCTCATTTTTAACAAAGTCCAGAGGCAATTTGCTTTCATCCAGACCATCAAGGATGAACAGAATATTTGAATTGTTGTAGTCTGAGGTTTCTAAATCCCTCACTTCCTCAAAATAGCAACATATTAACTCTTTAAGACTCATCTTATCTTTTATTAAATTTAACTCTCTGAACGTGAATGGAAATATGAAGTCAGTAGTCTGGTTGACTTTTCCAGTCGCCCAGTCATGAGTGAATTTCTGCACGGCAACAGTTTTTCCAATCCCAGCATTTCCCTTGGTCAGAACTCTCTTGGGAGGTTTTTCTTCGTTTGATAAcggtttaaaaatgtcattgagGTCAATTTTCTTCTGCTCACTTGAACTCCTTTTACATTCAAATTCAACAACTTCGTGTTCACTATTAACCTCCccactgtctccctctgtgatgtaaaGCTCTGTATAGATCTTGTCTAAAGGAGTTGATGATCCATCTTCCTGTGTTCCTTGAAACAGATCCGGAGTTTGAGATTTAAGATAAGATTTTAGATCAGCTTGGCACTTTTGTATGTTTCCTGAAAGATAAATGAGATCATAGTTACATGAATAACATTTATTTCTCGTACTCTTCCAAGTTAGCAAGTACTATAGATGTTTCTCATTTCAGAGGACACCATTGCCATTGCTTTGAAGGTGAGTGCAGCACATTGAGGGGATGGCTAGAgaacagcgtgtgtgtgtgtgtgtgtgtgtgtgtgtgtgtgtgtgtgtaagccacatgagaagctgcagaaactgacagcaaagcaCCGTATGAGAGAAAACTGTAGGGCAATAATGGCTGTTTAACTACCAAGTTATTTTActtcatctttttctgtgttgactgagggaagctgtctttgacagtttcttgtagAGACAAGCAGAATATTGCTGTTCAAGACTTTAGACATCATGCAGCTGCATCATAAAGCCTCCATGAACTGCATGGTGTTCAGGGATGAATAGTCTCTACcgttattgtgcttttttttcagttatagTTACATTCATCGTTAGTAATGTAGCAGCCtagttttgaatgacagtgtccctgctatcacatgttggtaaaataaaacatttacataataaaaccaACTACAGGCTTCCCAAATGCTGTAGTAAATGAAGAATGATGAGTTGAACATATGTCAGCATGTGGCCTCACTTTTacgtctctctttttttcaaacccttATTGCAGATGGATAGACTTAAGtctatgtgtaaaaacactcaaagttaagTCTTGGAGTTTGTATTCTTCAAACTATTGACGccaatattttcccttttcctgcaaatgaatatcggcTCCAAATATCGGTTATCGGCctccttgattactaataatcggtatcagccctgaaaaaacCATATCGGTTTATCTCTAGCACAGATATGTGCTAAACTTTCGGACAAACTCAAAGACATTCAACTTAATACTTAAAAGGGACAGTTAACCCctaattaaaaataacatttattccTCTGACCTGTCATATTTGTTATACGTCTAGATTGTTCTAGTTTGTCTTGCTGAGATACTGGCCTTAGAGATGTCTGTTGTCTTTCCGGAAATCATGGCCCACCTActcaaaataatccacagaccttgttgtgagcagtttcatgaaAGAACTATTTTCTGCACACTATGACAGCACAGAAGGAAGTGTGCATCTAGTCAGGGTTTTAGATAAGTATGCGAAATTAGCTAGTTATCATTAAATCTAAGCATGGTCGATGccatttttgtttacattctgtgatGTCACGAATATGAACCTTTTGTCCAAGAACAGAGACAAGCTTTTGCGTGATGATTTGGTTGGCAGATGTACTTTGCTTGGCGCTTTGAGTGCAGTGAGCCATGATACAGCTTAGTTCACATACATTCCAGAGGAAAAACATCCCCATACCTTGATATATAACACTATAGGTAGGAGCAAAACATAATGGCAGACTAGCAAAACTCAGTTTAGCATCTATTCAGAAACCAAAAGAATCATACAATGTACAAAAGGGCAGATGACAGGGAAGAAAAGCTGTTGGCCAATAACTTTGCAGCATGGTAAAGTCGCATTTCCGTCATTGTGTCATCTCCATAATAtactagggctgcacaattaatcaaatttTAATCACGATCACGATTTTGGCTGCCATGATTAAATTGAGATGATCATCAcgatattaacatttaaaaagtcgGTTATTTGTATTGTTACAATAGCTCCCCCTGCTCAAATCCACACTTTCCCCAATCCAAACAGGGAATAAAATAGCCATTGACAAGGGGCTCGTGTTCCTTGGGGAAACAAAATGATGTGGAACcaggaagtgaaagtgaaagttatgACTGTCATTGGTGTTTGCGTGCACGATATATGGACAAACAGGATGGAATGAGTTAAGGAGCCAAATCGCCAGGTAACGCATCATTCGCTATGATGTTGGCAGAAGTTTGGTGAGTAACTGAAAGATGTGTAAAACAGAGATATGAATGAATTACACCGCAGTTACCGGCATAGCGTGTAATTACAAACATCCGAGGCTCCGTATgcgtgtaagtgtgtgtgttaaatagAGTGTAGTCCATTTAAAGGCTGCAGGGAATGTCAGGCGAGTTGGGGGAAAAGAGGGCTAACTTTTCACGCTGTAGTATGTTCCTGTTTCTTGTAGTATGTGTCTTTTCTGCATaggcttcatttttttcatttgtttgcactttgtgaTTGCACTCTGCAAtggcatatttacattttgcccTTTGTCTTGggtacattttatttcattattcataatttattattatttgaagaTTCAATTTGAAGCTTTGCTCAcatacagtttgtttaaaaaagaaagtgcaaTAAAAAGATATGTTTTACCTAACATAATGAATAATTGTGATTAATAATCATGATTTCAGTATTGATCAAAAGAAGTAGTATGGTTAATGTTTATATCATTTGACTGTGAAAAGACTTGTTTAATATACAggtatgttgtttgtttttgtgtgtttaaacagtTGAATACCTTTGGTTTTAGTAGAAACATCAGTGGTCTCATCTGTTCTGTTTGGAGGTCggtctgaaacagaaacatacaacat includes:
- the LOC119024978 gene encoding NLR family CARD domain-containing protein 3-like, encoding MTPEDIFNTLEDLKVDEFKDFKWYLKLPDILEGYQPIKQSRLETAERRDTVDLMVNTFTLDGALMVTKKILEKIKRNDLVQSLSANSSGPEVSVSVGDVGETPENRGPSSSQSEGYSPSRDNAVNTDITNNITDRPPNRTDETTDVSTKTKAETQVGSTTVTAQTGSVIYNPHMTGVNTGGDIITNTTTNNTDRPPNRTDETTDVSTKTKGNIQKCQADLKSYLKSQTPDLFQGTQEDGSSTPLDKIYTELYITEGDSGEVNSEHEVVEFECKRSSSEQKKIDLNDIFKPLSNEEKPPKRVLTKGNAGIGKTVAVQKFTHDWATGKVNQTTDFIFPFTFRELNLIKDKMSLKELICCYFEEVRDLETSDYNNSNILFILDGLDESKLPLDFVKNEMCRSITDTTTLDCLLTNLIKGKLLHNASVWITSRPAAATKIPSEFIHRVTEVQGFNDEQKEDYFQKKVHDKGMAQKILNHLQSKALRSLYIMCHIPIFCWISATVLLSLLTETPESELPKTVTELYTHFLIIQTKRKNKKDYQNDETDKDMIMKLGKLAFEQLQRGNVVLYEDDLKSQIDLTEAAVYSGVCTQLTRTEYGLHKQVMYSFIHLTVQEFLAALYVLETFTDSRKNLLSSKTSWWRRSSESQLAFLHKKAVDMALVDEHGRWDLFLRFLLGLSQEKNQELLQREFKFTRCPGNDQKTISYIHGEIKNLSRDNKVINLFHCLNELGDQSLVEQVQQYHNSGDVGEISPAHWSAMAFLLLSSNEDLDVFDLKKYSRSDEVLERLLPVLKVSKTALLSNCNLTDRCCKHISSALSSQSSSLIELDLSNNDLQDSGVKKLSVGLKNPHCKLETLSHALRSNPSHLRELDLSYNHPGYSGVKLLLEGLEDPDWRLNTLGVEHGGEQWLKPGGLMKYVCELTVDTNTVNTNLKLSDNNRKVTHVSEEQPYPDHPERFEDCCQLLCRNGLTGRCYWEVEWRGGVDISVSYRGISRKGNRDDCLFGGNNQSWSLECSDGGSYCVWHNNKRTDLPSSSSSSSSFFSSSSVSNRVAVYMDCPAGSLSFYRVSDSLIHLHTFNTTFTQPLYPGFGFWFWSLGSSVSL